A single genomic interval of Camelina sativa cultivar DH55 chromosome 11, Cs, whole genome shotgun sequence harbors:
- the LOC104720767 gene encoding probable protein phosphatase 2C 64 — protein MLSGLMNFLNACLWPRSDHQASDSGGRQEGLLWYRDSAQHVFGDFSMAVVQANSLLEDQSQLESGSLSTLPSGPYGTFVGVYDGHGGPETSRFINDHMFHHLKRFTAEQQCMSSEVIRKAFQATEEGFLSIVTNQFQTRPQIATVGSCCLVSVICDGKLYVANAGDSRAVLGQVTRVTGEAHATQLSAEHNASIESVRRELQALHPDHPDIVLLKHNVWRVKGIIQVSRSIGDVYLKRSEFNREPLYAKFRLRSPFSRPLLSAEPAITVHTLEPQDQFIICASDGLWEHMSNQEAVDIVHNHPRNGIAKRLVKVALQEAAKKREMRYSDLKKIDRGVRRHFHDDITVIVVFFDTNLVSRASLLKGPTVSVRGAGVNVPHNSLAPCTTTPTQQA, from the exons ATGCTATCTGGGTTGATGAACTTTCTCAATGCCTGTCTCTGGCCACGGTCAGATCACCAGGCCTCAGATTCCGGCGGCCGTCAAGAGGGTCTCCTTTGGTACCGCGACTCCGCTCAGCACGTCTTTGGTGACTTCTCCATGGCCGTTGTCCAAGCCAACAGCTTGCTCGAGGACCAGAGCCAGCTCGAGTCTGGCTCCCTTAGCACCCTCCCCTCTGGTCCCTACGGCACCTTTGTTGGCGTCTACGACGGCCACGGCGGCCCTGAGACTTCCCGCTTCATCAACGATCATATGTTCCACCACCTCAAGA GGTTCACTGCGGAGCAACAGTGTATGTCATCGGAGGTGATCAGAAAAGCCTTCCAAGCGACTGAAGAAGGGTTCTTATCCATTGTTACCAATCAATTTCAAACTAGACCTCAGATAGCCACTGTAGGATCTTGCTGTCTTGTAAGCGTCATCTGCGATGGGAAGCTCTATGTGGCCAACGCGGGGGACTCAAGGGCAGTGCTGGGACAAGTCACGAGGGTCACTGGTGAGGCTCACGCCACTCAGCTCTCTGCCGAGCACAACGCATCTATAGAGTCAGTGCGGCGGGAACTTCAGGCCCTGCATCCTGATCATCCCGATATTGTGCTTCTCAAACATAACGTCTGGCGAGTCAAAGGCATCATTCAG GTGTCAAGATCCATTGGAGATGTGTATTTGAAAAGGTCAGAGTTCAACAGGGAGCCGCTGTACGCCAAATTCAGGCTGAGGTCACCGTTCAGCAGGCCATTACTGAGTGCAGAGCCGGCGATCACGGTGCATACACTGGAGCCGCAAGATCAGTTTATAATATGTGCTTCAGATGGACTATGGGAACATATGAGTAATCAAGAAGCAGTAGACATCGTACACAATCATCCGCGTAAC GGGATTGCAAAGCGGCTGGTGAAAGTAGCGCTTCAAGAAGCggcaaagaagagagagatgagatacTCAGACCTGAAAAAGATTGACAGAGGAGTGAGGAGACATTTCCACGATGACATAACAGTGATAGTGGTCTTCTTCGATACAAACCTAGTGAGCAGAGCAAGCTTGTTAAAAGGACCGACGGTGTCAGTGAGAGGCGCGGGTGTGAATGTGCCTCACAACAGCTTGGCGCCTTGCACAACAACTCCCACACAACAAGCTTAG